A window of the Mesorhizobium opportunistum WSM2075 genome harbors these coding sequences:
- the amaB gene encoding L-piperidine-6-carboxylate dehydrogenase produces the protein MTIAKETAELLAKLGVAKDALVGGDLIVRSPVTGEEIAALKTISPTEAAKTIDAAHKAFQSWRLVPGPKRGELVRLLGEELRAHKAELGRLVSIEVGKIPSEGLGEVQEMIDICDFAVGLSRQLYGLTIATERPGHRMMETWHPLGVVGVISAFNFPVAVWSWNAALALVCGDAVVWKPSEKTPLTALACEAIFKRAVKRFGADAPQGLAPVLIGDRAVGEILVDHPKVPLVSATGSTRMGRDVGPRLAKRFARAVLELGGNNAGIVCPTADLDMALRAIAFGAMGTAGQRCTTLRRLFVHDSVYDALVPRLKKAYESVSVGNPLETSSLVGPLIDKAAFDNMQKALKEAVSHGGKVTGGARLENGHPDAYYVHPALVEMPKQVSPVTEETFAPILYVMKYSDFDTVLDEHNAVGAGLSSSIFTRDLQESERFLGVDGSDCGIANVNIGTSGAEIGGAFGGEKETGGGRESGSDAWKAYMRRATNTVNYSKALPLAQGVSFDID, from the coding sequence ATGACGATAGCGAAGGAAACGGCCGAACTTCTGGCGAAACTGGGTGTCGCCAAGGACGCGCTTGTTGGCGGCGACCTGATCGTGCGCAGCCCGGTGACGGGCGAGGAGATCGCGGCGCTGAAGACCATCTCGCCGACTGAGGCGGCCAAGACCATCGATGCCGCGCACAAGGCGTTCCAGTCCTGGCGGCTGGTTCCGGGCCCGAAGCGCGGCGAACTGGTGCGCCTGCTTGGCGAGGAACTGCGCGCGCACAAGGCCGAGCTCGGCCGGTTGGTGTCGATCGAGGTCGGCAAGATCCCGTCCGAGGGCCTCGGCGAAGTGCAGGAGATGATCGACATATGCGATTTCGCCGTTGGTCTGTCCCGGCAATTGTACGGCCTGACCATCGCCACCGAGCGTCCGGGCCACCGGATGATGGAAACCTGGCATCCGCTTGGCGTCGTCGGCGTCATTTCGGCCTTCAACTTCCCGGTCGCGGTATGGTCGTGGAACGCAGCGCTGGCGCTGGTCTGCGGCGACGCGGTGGTGTGGAAGCCGTCGGAGAAGACGCCGCTGACCGCACTTGCCTGCGAGGCGATCTTCAAGCGCGCCGTCAAGCGCTTCGGCGCGGACGCGCCTCAGGGCCTGGCGCCGGTGCTGATCGGCGATCGTGCGGTCGGCGAGATCCTGGTCGACCATCCCAAGGTGCCGCTGGTTTCGGCCACCGGCTCGACCCGGATGGGCAGGGACGTCGGGCCGCGCCTGGCCAAGCGCTTCGCGCGCGCCGTGCTGGAGCTCGGCGGCAACAATGCCGGCATCGTCTGCCCGACGGCGGACCTCGACATGGCGCTGCGCGCGATTGCCTTTGGAGCGATGGGCACCGCCGGCCAGCGTTGCACGACGCTGCGGCGCCTGTTCGTGCATGACAGCGTCTATGACGCCCTGGTTCCACGTCTGAAGAAAGCATACGAAAGTGTTTCGGTCGGCAACCCGCTGGAGACCTCTTCGCTGGTCGGGCCGCTGATCGACAAGGCTGCCTTCGACAACATGCAGAAGGCCTTGAAGGAAGCGGTGTCGCATGGCGGCAAGGTGACTGGCGGGGCGCGGCTCGAGAACGGTCATCCGGACGCCTACTACGTGCACCCGGCGCTGGTCGAGATGCCGAAACAGGTCTCGCCGGTGACGGAAGAGACCTTCGCGCCGATCCTTTATGTGATGAAATATTCGGATTTCGATACCGTGCTCGACGAGCACAACGCGGTTGGCGCCGGCCTTTCGTCGTCGATCTTCACCCGTGACCTGCAGGAATCCGAGCGCTTCCTCGGGGTTGACGGTTCGGACTGCGGCATCGCCAACGTCAATATCGGCACGTCGGGGGCCGAGATCGGCGGTGCTTTCGGCGGCGAAAAGGAAACCGGCGGCGGCCGCGAGAGCGGCTCCGATGCGTGGAAGGCCTATATGCGGCGCGCCACCAATACGGTGAACTATTCCAAGGCGCTGCCGCTTGCCCAGGGTGTCTCGTTCGACATCGATTGA
- a CDS encoding nitrate reductase, whose protein sequence is MDIEAAREVRTTCPYCGVGCGVLAKVAADGQVSVRGDPDHPANFGRLCSKGSALAETIDLEGRLLHPEIHGSRAGWDEALDLVASTFSQTIAEHGPDAVAFYVSGQLLTEDYYLANKLMKGFVGSANIDTNSRLCMASSVAGHRRAFGSDTVPGNYDDLELADLIVLVGSNLAWCHPVLYQRIAAAREKRPDMKIVLVDPRRTMTSDIADMHLAIAADGDVALFTGLLAWLGQHNALDRAYITAHTTGFGQALFAASALDLAGVAAATGLGEDELVRFYSLFAATAKTVTVYSQGVNQSSSGTDKVNAIINCHLATGRIGRPGAGPFSVTGQPNAMGGREVGGMANMLAAHMEIENPEHRDRVRRFWNAPAVAQKPGLKAVEMFQGVADGRIKALWIIATNPVDSMPDADAVEAAIKACPFVVVSDVLVSTDTVRHAHVRLPAAAWGEKDGTVTNSERRISRQRAFLSLPGEARPDWWIIAEVARRMGFGEAFAHETPAAVFGEHAALSGFENDGARDFDIGAYEGVDADEYDALAPFQWPAPSPGTPLWPAGHLPRKGGDQLLSRPSPITSDAGNLPASKLPISPLAGEMSGRTEGGVQAGPGPSTTRFFANGNFYTPDRKARFIAIRATTEIRTTPDFPLVLNTGRIRDHWHTMTRTGKSPRLSQHIAEPFVEIHPADAEHRGIGDADIVRISSPRGEVFARALITARQRRGSLFAPMHWTDQFAAKGRLDTLTAPLTDPISGQPALKHVAAHIEKFAARAFGFAVMRQRPQAIAAPYWAATRCKGGWRVELAFAEPEVDWTGFARSMFGVEPRAEMLAYHDRDAGQHRIAAFDGEHLAGALFVAPGPVAVSRGWAAEQLEISHAGQRERFRIVAGRAGAERPDAGATVCSCFTVGVNQIVTAVAAGCTTVEAIGDALKAGTNCGSCRSEIRAIILANRVQAAE, encoded by the coding sequence ATGGACATTGAAGCAGCGCGCGAGGTGAGGACCACCTGCCCCTATTGCGGGGTAGGCTGCGGCGTGCTGGCGAAGGTTGCCGCGGACGGGCAAGTGTCCGTCCGCGGCGACCCCGACCATCCCGCGAATTTCGGCAGGCTCTGTTCGAAAGGTTCGGCTTTGGCCGAAACCATCGACCTCGAAGGCAGGCTGCTTCATCCTGAAATCCACGGCAGCCGCGCCGGCTGGGACGAGGCGCTCGACCTTGTCGCGTCGACCTTCTCGCAAACCATCGCCGAGCACGGACCGGATGCGGTCGCCTTCTACGTCTCCGGCCAGTTGCTGACCGAGGACTATTACCTCGCCAACAAGCTGATGAAGGGTTTTGTCGGCTCGGCCAACATCGACACCAATTCGCGGCTCTGCATGGCCTCGTCGGTCGCCGGCCACCGCCGCGCCTTCGGCTCCGACACCGTGCCGGGGAACTACGACGATCTCGAGCTTGCCGACCTGATCGTGCTGGTCGGCTCCAACCTCGCCTGGTGCCATCCCGTCCTCTACCAGCGCATCGCCGCGGCCCGCGAAAAGCGGCCGGACATGAAGATCGTGCTGGTCGACCCGCGCCGCACCATGACATCGGACATTGCCGACATGCACCTGGCGATCGCGGCGGACGGCGACGTCGCCTTGTTCACCGGTCTGCTCGCCTGGCTCGGCCAGCACAATGCGCTGGACCGCGCCTATATCACCGCGCACACCACCGGCTTCGGACAAGCGCTTTTCGCCGCCTCGGCGCTCGATCTGGCGGGCGTTGCCGCAGCGACGGGCCTCGGCGAAGACGAGCTTGTCCGTTTCTACAGCCTGTTTGCCGCGACCGCCAAGACGGTGACCGTCTACAGCCAGGGCGTGAACCAGTCGTCCTCCGGCACCGACAAAGTCAACGCCATCATCAACTGTCATCTCGCCACCGGCCGCATCGGCAGGCCGGGCGCCGGACCATTTTCGGTGACCGGCCAGCCCAACGCCATGGGCGGCCGCGAGGTCGGCGGCATGGCCAACATGCTCGCCGCCCATATGGAGATCGAGAACCCCGAACACCGTGACCGCGTGCGGCGCTTCTGGAATGCACCTGCTGTCGCGCAAAAGCCTGGCCTGAAGGCGGTCGAGATGTTTCAAGGCGTGGCCGACGGGCGCATCAAGGCGCTGTGGATCATAGCCACCAACCCGGTCGATTCGATGCCGGACGCCGATGCCGTCGAGGCCGCGATCAAGGCTTGCCCGTTCGTCGTGGTCTCCGACGTGCTGGTGAGCACCGACACCGTCCGCCACGCCCATGTCCGGCTGCCGGCCGCCGCCTGGGGCGAGAAGGACGGCACTGTCACCAATTCCGAGCGCCGCATCTCGCGCCAGCGCGCGTTTCTCAGCCTGCCCGGCGAAGCGCGGCCCGACTGGTGGATCATTGCCGAGGTGGCGCGTCGGATGGGATTTGGCGAAGCGTTTGCGCATGAGACGCCGGCGGCGGTTTTTGGCGAGCATGCCGCGCTGTCGGGCTTCGAGAACGATGGCGCGCGGGATTTCGATATTGGTGCTTATGAGGGTGTCGATGCGGATGAATACGACGCGCTGGCGCCTTTCCAATGGCCAGCGCCGAGCCCAGGCACCCCCCTCTGGCCTGCCGGCCATCTCCCCCGCAAGGGGGGAGATCAGCTATTGTCGCGGCCTTCGCCAATCACCAGCGACGCAGGAAACCTGCCGGCGTCGAAGCTGCCAATCTCCCCCCTTGCGGGGGAGATGTCCGGCAGGACAGAGGGGGGTGTTCAAGCTGGACCTGGCCCCTCCACCACCCGCTTCTTCGCCAACGGCAATTTCTATACCCCCGACCGCAAGGCGCGCTTCATCGCCATCCGCGCCACCACGGAAATCCGCACCACACCTGACTTCCCACTCGTCCTCAACACCGGCCGGATCCGCGACCATTGGCACACGATGACGCGCACCGGCAAAAGCCCGCGTCTGTCCCAGCACATCGCCGAGCCCTTCGTCGAAATCCATCCGGCGGATGCAGAACACCGTGGCATTGGCGATGCCGACATCGTGCGCATCTCCAGCCCGCGTGGCGAAGTGTTCGCACGTGCGCTGATCACGGCCCGCCAGCGCCGTGGCAGCCTCTTCGCGCCGATGCACTGGACCGATCAGTTCGCCGCCAAAGGGCGGCTCGACACGCTTACCGCGCCGCTCACCGATCCAATCTCAGGCCAGCCGGCGCTGAAGCACGTCGCGGCCCATATCGAGAAATTTGCCGCCAGGGCCTTTGGTTTCGCCGTGATGCGGCAACGTCCCCAAGCAATTGCCGCTCCCTATTGGGCGGCAACTCGCTGCAAGGGTGGCTGGCGAGTCGAGCTTGCTTTCGCCGAGCCGGAGGTCGATTGGACGGGCTTTGCCCGGTCAATGTTCGGTGTGGAGCCGCGAGCAGAAATGCTTGCCTATCACGACCGCGATGCCGGACAGCATCGCATTGCCGCTTTCGATGGCGAGCACCTCGCCGGCGCCTTGTTCGTCGCGCCCGGTCCGGTCGCTGTGTCGCGCGGCTGGGCGGCTGAACAGTTGGAAATATCCCACGCCGGCCAACGCGAACGCTTCCGCATCGTCGCCGGTCGTGCCGGCGCCGAACGGCCCGATGCCGGCGCGACCGTCTGCTCCTGCTTCACCGTCGGCGTCAACCAGATCGTGACCGCCGTGGCGGCCGGCTGCACGACCGTCGAAGCCATCGGCGATGCCCTGAAGGCCGGCACCAATTGCGGCTCCTGCCGGTCCGAGATCCGCGCCATCATCCTGGCCAACCGCGTCCAGGCCGCCGAATGA
- the nirD gene encoding nitrite reductase small subunit NirD translates to MNWIAIGTLSDIPRRGARCVATPEGKVAVFRTADDQVYAIDDHCPHKGGPLSQGIVHGAAVTCPLHNWVISLETGKALGADEGAVRTIPVKREGEHLFIALEALASRAA, encoded by the coding sequence ATGAACTGGATCGCCATCGGCACCCTCTCCGACATCCCGCGCCGTGGCGCACGCTGCGTCGCCACGCCTGAAGGCAAGGTCGCTGTCTTCCGCACCGCCGACGACCAGGTCTATGCCATCGATGACCATTGCCCGCACAAAGGCGGGCCGCTTAGCCAGGGCATCGTCCATGGCGCCGCGGTGACCTGCCCTCTGCACAATTGGGTGATCTCGCTGGAGACGGGCAAGGCGCTCGGCGCCGACGAGGGCGCGGTCCGCACCATCCCGGTGAAACGGGAAGGCGAACATCTGTTCATCGCGCTGGAAGCGCTGGCCAGCCGCGCGGCCTGA
- the nirB gene encoding nitrite reductase large subunit NirB, whose amino-acid sequence MTEKLVIIGNGMAPGRMLEHLLERAPGRYQVTIFNAEPRVNYDRIMLSPVLSGEKAYEEIIIHGDGWYIANDITLYKGHKIVAIDRAAKTVTSDHGVTEPYDKLVIATGSVPFIIPVPGHNLPGVLTYRDLDDVQAMMLAAQSRSKAVVIGGGLLGLEAAAGLSAQGMDVTVLHVMPTLMERQLDPAAGYLLQRAVEERGIKVITKANTQAITGNGKVEQVELADGTVIPATLVVMAVGIRPNAALAKEAGIAVNRGIVVDAGMRSNDPDIFALGECAEVNGMVYGLVAPLYEMARVAASQLAGDEAAAFVHMDTPTKLKVTGIDLFSLGDFAEGEDRQEIVLRDAAAGVYKRLVLKDDRIIGTVLYGETADGAWFNDLKKKQTDISQMRDTLIFGQSYQGGAPLDPMAAVAALPDDAEICGCNGVCKGKITSTITAKGLTSLDDVRAHTKASASCGSCTGLVEKLMVLTIGDNYNPAAVQPMCGCTTLGHDEVRRLIKAKGLKTIPAVMQELEWKTSCGCAKCRPALNYYLVCDWPDEYADDYQSRFINERVHANIQKDGTYSVVPRMWGGVTNAAELRAIADVVDKFEIPMVKVTGGQRIDMLGIRKEDLPAVWADLGQAGFVSGHAYAKGLRTVKTCVGSDWCRFGTQDSTGLGIRIEKFMWGSWTPAKVKMAVSGCPRNCAEATCKDVGVICVDSGYEIHFAGAAGLDIKGTEVLGLVKTEDEALQHIVALTQMYREQGRYLERIYKWAKRIGIPEIKRQIMDDADKRKAYYERFVFSQKFAQVDPWSERVSGKDKHEFRPMASVGFAEAAE is encoded by the coding sequence ATGACCGAAAAACTCGTCATCATCGGAAACGGCATGGCCCCTGGGCGCATGCTGGAGCACCTGTTGGAGCGAGCGCCGGGCCGCTACCAGGTCACCATCTTCAACGCCGAGCCCAGGGTGAACTACGATCGCATCATGCTGTCGCCGGTGCTGTCCGGTGAAAAGGCGTATGAGGAAATCATCATCCATGGCGATGGCTGGTACATCGCCAACGACATCACGCTGTACAAGGGCCACAAGATCGTCGCTATTGATCGGGCAGCGAAGACCGTCACCTCGGACCACGGCGTCACCGAACCCTACGACAAACTGGTCATCGCCACCGGCTCGGTGCCGTTCATCATCCCGGTGCCGGGCCACAATCTGCCCGGCGTGCTGACCTATCGCGACCTCGACGACGTCCAGGCGATGATGCTTGCCGCCCAGTCCAGGTCCAAGGCCGTGGTTATCGGCGGCGGCCTGCTTGGGCTCGAGGCCGCGGCCGGCCTGAGCGCGCAGGGCATGGACGTCACCGTGCTGCACGTCATGCCGACGCTGATGGAGCGCCAGCTCGATCCGGCCGCCGGCTATCTCCTGCAGCGCGCGGTCGAAGAACGCGGCATCAAGGTCATCACCAAGGCCAACACACAGGCGATCACGGGCAACGGCAAGGTGGAGCAGGTCGAACTTGCCGACGGCACAGTCATCCCGGCGACTTTGGTGGTGATGGCGGTCGGCATCCGGCCCAATGCGGCGCTGGCCAAAGAGGCGGGCATTGCCGTCAATCGCGGCATCGTCGTCGACGCCGGCATGCGCAGCAACGACCCCGACATCTTCGCGCTCGGTGAATGCGCCGAGGTCAACGGCATGGTCTATGGGCTGGTGGCGCCGCTCTATGAGATGGCGCGCGTTGCCGCGAGCCAACTCGCCGGCGACGAGGCTGCCGCCTTCGTCCACATGGACACGCCAACCAAGCTCAAGGTTACCGGCATTGACCTGTTCTCGCTCGGCGATTTCGCCGAAGGCGAGGATCGCCAGGAGATCGTGCTGCGCGATGCGGCGGCCGGCGTCTACAAGCGGCTCGTGCTCAAGGACGACCGCATCATCGGCACCGTGCTCTATGGCGAGACGGCGGACGGCGCCTGGTTCAACGACCTCAAGAAGAAACAGACCGACATATCGCAAATGCGCGATACGTTGATCTTCGGCCAGTCCTACCAGGGGGGTGCCCCGCTGGACCCTATGGCGGCCGTTGCAGCCTTGCCGGATGATGCGGAAATCTGCGGCTGCAACGGCGTCTGCAAGGGCAAGATCACCAGTACGATCACAGCCAAGGGCCTGACCTCGCTCGACGACGTCAGGGCTCACACCAAAGCGTCGGCCTCCTGCGGCTCCTGCACCGGGCTGGTCGAGAAGCTGATGGTGCTGACCATTGGCGACAACTACAACCCGGCCGCCGTACAGCCGATGTGCGGCTGCACCACGCTCGGCCATGACGAGGTGCGCCGGCTGATCAAGGCCAAGGGGCTGAAGACCATTCCCGCCGTCATGCAGGAACTGGAGTGGAAGACCTCCTGCGGCTGCGCCAAATGCAGGCCGGCGCTCAACTACTACCTCGTCTGCGATTGGCCGGACGAGTACGCCGACGACTATCAATCGCGTTTCATCAACGAGCGCGTCCACGCCAACATCCAGAAGGACGGCACCTATTCGGTGGTGCCGCGCATGTGGGGCGGCGTGACCAATGCGGCCGAGCTGCGCGCCATCGCCGATGTCGTCGACAAGTTCGAGATCCCGATGGTCAAGGTCACGGGCGGCCAGCGTATCGACATGCTGGGCATCCGCAAGGAGGACCTGCCGGCGGTGTGGGCCGATCTCGGCCAGGCCGGCTTCGTCTCGGGCCACGCCTATGCCAAGGGCCTGCGTACGGTGAAGACCTGCGTCGGTTCCGACTGGTGTCGCTTCGGCACGCAGGATTCGACCGGGCTCGGCATCCGCATCGAGAAATTCATGTGGGGCTCGTGGACCCCGGCCAAGGTCAAGATGGCGGTGTCGGGCTGCCCGAGGAACTGCGCCGAGGCGACCTGCAAGGATGTCGGCGTCATCTGCGTCGACAGTGGCTACGAGATCCATTTCGCCGGTGCCGCCGGCCTCGACATCAAGGGCACCGAAGTGCTCGGCCTCGTGAAGACGGAAGACGAGGCGCTGCAGCATATCGTGGCGCTGACACAGATGTACCGCGAGCAGGGCCGCTATCTCGAACGCATCTACAAATGGGCCAAGCGCATCGGCATCCCCGAGATCAAGCGCCAGATCATGGACGATGCGGACAAGCGCAAGGCCTATTACGAGCGCTTCGTCTTCTCGCAGAAGTTCGCCCAGGTCGATCCGTGGTCGGAGCGCGTCTCCGGCAAGGACAAGCACGAATTCCGTCCGATGGCTTCGGTCGGGTTTGCCGAGGCGGCGGAGTGA
- a CDS encoding ABC transporter ATP-binding protein — translation MTAYLKLDHIDKSFARGGQVSEVLKDIRLTIDKGEFVSIIGHSGCGKSTLLNLIAGLTTVSAGAVLLENKEVDSPGPERAVVFQNHSLLPWLTVYENINLAVSKVFGRSKSKAERHDWIMRNLDLVQMAHARDKRPAEISGGMKQRVGIARALAMEPKILLLDEPFGALDALTRAHLQDAVMDIHSRLGSTTIMITHDVDEAVLLSDRIVMMTNGPAATIGEVLPVPLARPRRRIELASDRTFLRCREAVLKFLYERHRFVEAAE, via the coding sequence ATGACCGCCTACCTGAAACTCGACCATATCGACAAATCCTTCGCCCGCGGCGGCCAGGTCAGCGAGGTCCTGAAGGACATCCGGCTGACCATCGACAAGGGCGAATTCGTCTCCATCATCGGTCACTCAGGCTGTGGCAAGTCGACCTTGCTCAACCTGATCGCCGGGCTGACCACGGTGTCCGCTGGCGCCGTGCTGCTCGAGAACAAGGAGGTCGACAGCCCCGGACCCGAGCGCGCCGTGGTGTTCCAGAACCACAGCCTTTTGCCGTGGCTGACGGTCTACGAGAACATCAACCTGGCGGTGTCGAAAGTCTTTGGCCGTTCCAAGAGCAAGGCCGAGCGGCATGACTGGATCATGCGCAATCTCGACCTCGTGCAGATGGCGCATGCCAGGGACAAGCGCCCGGCGGAGATCTCGGGCGGCATGAAGCAGCGCGTCGGCATCGCGCGCGCGCTGGCCATGGAGCCGAAGATCCTGCTGCTCGACGAGCCGTTCGGCGCGCTCGACGCGTTGACGCGCGCGCATCTGCAGGACGCGGTGATGGACATCCATTCCAGGCTCGGCTCGACGACGATCATGATCACCCATGATGTCGATGAGGCGGTGCTGCTCTCCGACCGCATCGTCATGATGACCAACGGCCCGGCCGCGACCATCGGCGAGGTTCTTCCCGTGCCGCTGGCCCGCCCCCGCCGGCGCATCGAACTCGCCTCGGATCGCACCTTCCTGCGCTGCCGCGAGGCGGTGCTGAAATTCCTCTACGAACGCCACCGCTTCGTCGAAGCCGCGGAGTAG
- the ntrB gene encoding nitrate ABC transporter permease, producing the protein MSIQTIEDTKVKAFPAKPAEVIAFTVKARRHFDPVAIAGKLASTLVPPVVVIALMLVVWQIACSSPTSSLPPPSQVWNEAYDLIAHPFFNNGPQDIGLAWRVLISLQRVAIGFGMAAVVGVALGALVGQSIWAMRGLDPVFQILRTVPPLAWLPLSLAAFRDSSPSALFVIFITSIWPIIINTAVGVRNIPQDYRNVARILRLNPLEFFIKIMVPAAAPYIFTGLRIGIGLSWLAIVAAEMLTGGVGIGFFIWDAWNSSRLPDIIVALAYIGVTGFCLDRLVAAVGVFVTRGTTAK; encoded by the coding sequence ATGTCTATCCAGACGATCGAGGACACCAAGGTGAAGGCCTTTCCCGCCAAGCCGGCCGAAGTCATCGCCTTCACGGTCAAGGCACGACGCCACTTCGATCCGGTCGCGATCGCCGGAAAGCTGGCGAGCACGCTGGTGCCGCCGGTCGTCGTCATCGCTTTGATGCTCGTCGTCTGGCAAATCGCCTGCTCGTCGCCGACATCGAGCCTGCCGCCGCCCAGCCAAGTGTGGAACGAGGCCTACGACCTCATCGCCCATCCGTTCTTCAACAATGGCCCGCAGGATATCGGGCTGGCCTGGCGGGTGCTGATCTCGCTGCAGCGTGTTGCCATCGGCTTCGGCATGGCGGCGGTCGTCGGCGTAGCGCTTGGCGCGCTGGTCGGCCAGTCTATCTGGGCGATGCGCGGCCTCGATCCGGTGTTCCAGATCCTGCGCACCGTGCCGCCGCTCGCCTGGCTGCCGCTGTCGCTGGCCGCGTTCCGCGATTCCAGCCCGTCGGCGCTGTTCGTCATCTTCATCACCTCGATCTGGCCGATCATCATCAACACCGCCGTCGGCGTGCGCAACATCCCGCAGGATTACCGCAACGTCGCCCGCATCCTGCGGCTCAACCCGCTCGAATTCTTCATCAAGATCATGGTGCCGGCCGCGGCACCCTACATCTTCACCGGCCTCAGGATCGGCATCGGCCTGTCGTGGCTCGCCATCGTGGCCGCCGAAATGCTGACAGGCGGCGTCGGCATCGGCTTCTTCATCTGGGACGCGTGGAACTCGTCGCGGCTGCCCGACATCATCGTCGCGCTCGCCTATATCGGCGTCACCGGCTTCTGCCTCGACCGCCTGGTCGCCGCGGTCGGCGTCTTCGTCACGCGCGGCACGACGGCAAAGTGA
- a CDS encoding CmpA/NrtA family ABC transporter substrate-binding protein, translating to MKKLIGTGTSLGDVTRRDFLVSSAMTAGLFMAARKLFPSGAHAATSAPEVTGAKLGFIALTDAAPLMVAKEKGLFAKFGMPDVEVLKQASWGATRDNLMLGGAANGIDGAHILTPLPYLMHTGKVTQNNQPMPMAIVARLNYDCQGISVAQEYAATGVGLDASKLKDVFAAKKAAGKDIKAAMTFPGGTHDLWLRYWLAAGGIDPDKDVSTIVVPPPQMVANMKVGNMDVFCVGEPWNEQLVHQGVGFTAATTGELWKGHPEKALGLRAEFIDKYPNATKAILMAVMEAQQWCEATENKDEMAAIIGKRQWMNVPVADIIGRLKGDINYGNGRVATGTDLYMKFWKGGVSYPFKSHDSWFLAENIRWGKFAPTTDIKALVDQVNREDLWREAAKDLGIATADIPASSSRGVETFFDGKVFDPANPSAYLDSLKIKASA from the coding sequence ATGAAGAAATTAATCGGCACCGGCACATCGCTCGGGGATGTGACGCGTCGTGATTTTCTGGTCAGCAGCGCGATGACGGCCGGCCTGTTCATGGCCGCCCGCAAGCTCTTTCCGTCCGGCGCCCATGCCGCTACCTCCGCCCCTGAAGTCACTGGCGCCAAGCTCGGCTTCATCGCGCTGACCGATGCCGCACCGCTGATGGTCGCCAAGGAGAAAGGGCTGTTCGCGAAATTCGGCATGCCCGATGTCGAGGTGCTGAAACAGGCCTCGTGGGGCGCGACGCGCGACAATCTGATGCTCGGCGGCGCCGCCAACGGCATCGACGGCGCCCATATACTGACGCCGCTGCCCTATCTCATGCACACCGGCAAGGTAACCCAGAACAACCAGCCGATGCCGATGGCGATCGTGGCGCGGCTCAACTACGACTGCCAGGGCATTTCGGTGGCGCAAGAATATGCCGCCACCGGCGTCGGCCTCGATGCCTCGAAGCTGAAGGACGTCTTCGCGGCCAAGAAGGCGGCCGGCAAGGACATCAAGGCCGCCATGACCTTCCCGGGCGGCACCCATGATTTGTGGCTGCGCTACTGGCTCGCCGCCGGCGGCATCGATCCCGACAAGGACGTCTCGACCATCGTGGTGCCGCCACCGCAGATGGTGGCCAATATGAAGGTCGGCAACATGGACGTGTTCTGCGTCGGCGAGCCGTGGAACGAGCAGCTCGTCCACCAGGGCGTGGGCTTCACCGCCGCCACGACGGGCGAGTTGTGGAAGGGCCATCCGGAAAAGGCGCTCGGCCTGCGCGCCGAGTTCATCGACAAGTACCCGAACGCCACCAAGGCGATCCTGATGGCCGTCATGGAAGCCCAGCAATGGTGCGAGGCCACGGAGAACAAGGACGAGATGGCCGCCATCATCGGCAAACGGCAATGGATGAACGTGCCGGTCGCCGACATCATCGGCCGCCTCAAGGGCGACATCAACTACGGCAATGGCCGCGTCGCCACCGGCACCGATCTCTACATGAAGTTCTGGAAGGGCGGCGTCTCCTATCCCTTCAAGAGCCATGATTCCTGGTTCCTCGCCGAGAACATACGCTGGGGCAAATTCGCGCCGACCACCGACATCAAGGCGCTGGTCGACCAGGTCAACCGCGAGGATCTGTGGCGCGAGGCGGCCAAGGATCTCGGCATTGCCACCGCCGACATCCCGGCGTCCTCCTCGCGCGGTGTCGAGACCTTCTTCGACGGCAAAGTCTTCGATCCGGCCAACCCGTCAGCCTATCTCGACAGCCTCAAGATCAAGGCTTCGGCCTGA